From a region of the Alphaproteobacteria bacterium genome:
- a CDS encoding glycosyltransferase yields the protein MPVSLFVGYDPREDEAYNVCVHSVKKRASIPVDIAPIKLPEMRAQKRYTRLYSKRNGQMFDLISDAPMSTEFAISRFLTPILSKSHFPATQWAIFCDCDFLWLDDIANLLKLADPKYAVMCVQHVHEPTETVKMDAQMQVRYARKNWSSLMMFNTDHPSNNALTVELINTVPGRDLHRFCWLKDEEIGSLPTRWNWLEGHNKKEATPPSIVHYTRGGPWFDHMKNCDYAQEYNDELADMKASQ from the coding sequence ATGCCTGTTTCTTTATTTGTCGGATATGATCCCCGCGAAGACGAAGCATATAATGTATGTGTTCATTCGGTAAAAAAGCGGGCCAGCATCCCTGTGGACATCGCGCCGATTAAGTTGCCAGAAATGCGCGCGCAAAAACGCTACACGCGGCTTTATTCTAAACGCAACGGGCAAATGTTCGATCTGATCTCCGATGCGCCGATGAGCACCGAATTCGCTATCTCCCGCTTTCTCACGCCCATTCTCAGCAAATCGCATTTTCCGGCAACGCAGTGGGCGATCTTTTGTGACTGCGATTTTTTGTGGCTCGATGATATTGCCAATTTGTTGAAATTAGCGGACCCCAAATACGCCGTGATGTGCGTGCAACACGTGCATGAACCGACCGAAACCGTGAAGATGGATGCGCAGATGCAGGTACGCTATGCGCGCAAGAACTGGTCATCGCTGATGATGTTCAATACTGACCATCCATCGAACAACGCGTTGACCGTGGAACTCATCAACACCGTGCCGGGGCGTGATCTGCACCGTTTTTGCTGGCTGAAGGATGAGGAGATTGGCAGCCTGCCCACGCGCTGGAACTGGCTGGAAGGCCATAACAAGAAAGAAGCCACCCCGCCCTCCATCGTGCATTACACACGCGGCGGCCCGTGGTTCGATCACATGAAGAACTGCGATTACGCGCAGGAATACAATGACGAATTGGCGGATATGAAGGCCAGCCAGTAA
- a CDS encoding gamma carbonic anhydrase family protein — MSPIILPYKGVMPTIDPTAYIAPGAVVVGDVHIGAHSSVWFGCVLRGDVNVIRVGARTNIQDGTIVHVTYGGQGTHIGDDVTIGHMALLHDCTLDDHSFIGMKAAIIDKARVESFAMVGAGALVTQNKVVPSKQLWVGSPAKYARDLKDEEIAEIKHRAEHYVNIAANYMAHIACVS; from the coding sequence ATGTCGCCTATTATCCTTCCCTATAAGGGTGTTATGCCCACCATTGATCCCACAGCCTATATTGCGCCTGGCGCCGTTGTGGTGGGCGATGTGCATATTGGTGCACATAGTTCCGTGTGGTTTGGCTGCGTTCTGCGCGGTGATGTGAATGTTATCCGCGTGGGTGCGCGCACCAATATTCAGGATGGGACGATTGTGCATGTGACCTATGGCGGTCAAGGCACGCATATTGGTGATGATGTGACGATTGGCCACATGGCCCTTTTGCATGATTGCACGCTGGACGATCACTCCTTCATTGGTATGAAAGCCGCGATTATCGATAAGGCGCGGGTAGAGAGTTTCGCGATGGTGGGGGCAGGCGCGTTGGTAACCCAGAATAAGGTCGTGCCATCCAAACAATTATGGGTTGGTTCGCCTGCCAAATACGCGCGTGATTTAAAGGACGAAGAAATCGCTGAAATCAAGCATCGCGCGGAGCACTACGTGAATATCGCCGCGAATTACATGGCGCATATTGCGTGTGTCAGTTAG
- the phaC gene encoding class I poly(R)-hydroxyalkanoic acid synthase translates to MSTKKTKPPSSENKEEVKVPDPVELAKAMVRIGEQSQKLMREFLERQQENKTHASQMEIANISAAFLDLTQAMMQNPDKLITASINLWQDYLKLWNATAMRFMGEQHVQPVISPAQNDRRFQSPGWNEGTVFDYIKQSYLLSARWLQNTVRETKGLDDKTARKVDFYTRQFVDAISPSNFLMTNPDVLQRTVETGGENLIKGLENLLNDLERGNGELKIAMTDEKAFEVGRNLATTKGKVIYQNDLMQLIQYSPLTENVFATPLLIIPPWINKYYILDLGEKKSYVKYLLEQGHTVFIISWVNPDESLSNKSFEDYMTEGPMAAMTEIARITGEANINIVGYCLGGTLLACMLAYLAKHPDEKAKLPTVACATYLVTMLDFAEAGELSVFIDDEQLQAMEERMSAQGYLDANAMATTFNMLRANDLIWSFVVNNYLMGKEPFPFDLLYWNSDSTRMPAAMHSFYLREMYQQNKLAKGQMKLKNTVIDLTLIDTPAFFLSTRDDHISPWKSTYAGSLLMKGPVRFTLSASGHIAGVVNPATGNKYNYWTNPRLPKSPDTWMGATVKHDGSWWPEWVSWLTHYAGEQVPARHPAKNAIEDAPGSYVRVKAN, encoded by the coding sequence ATGAGCACCAAGAAAACCAAGCCACCCTCATCCGAAAACAAGGAAGAAGTTAAGGTCCCAGACCCCGTGGAACTGGCCAAAGCCATGGTGCGCATTGGCGAGCAAAGCCAGAAATTGATGCGTGAGTTCTTGGAACGCCAGCAGGAAAACAAGACCCATGCGAGCCAGATGGAGATTGCAAATATCTCTGCCGCCTTCCTCGATTTGACGCAGGCGATGATGCAAAACCCCGACAAGCTGATAACAGCGAGCATCAATCTTTGGCAAGATTATCTGAAATTATGGAACGCAACCGCTATGCGGTTCATGGGCGAGCAACATGTGCAGCCTGTTATTTCTCCTGCGCAAAACGACCGCCGCTTCCAAAGCCCGGGTTGGAACGAAGGAACGGTGTTTGATTACATCAAGCAATCCTATCTGCTTTCGGCACGTTGGCTGCAAAATACAGTACGTGAAACCAAGGGCCTCGATGATAAAACCGCGCGCAAGGTCGATTTTTACACGCGCCAGTTTGTTGATGCGATTTCGCCCAGCAATTTTTTAATGACCAATCCTGATGTTTTGCAACGCACCGTTGAAACCGGTGGCGAAAATCTTATCAAGGGGCTTGAAAATCTTCTCAATGATCTGGAACGCGGCAACGGCGAATTGAAAATCGCCATGACGGATGAAAAAGCCTTTGAAGTCGGGCGCAATCTTGCCACCACCAAGGGGAAGGTTATTTATCAAAACGATTTGATGCAGCTTATCCAGTACTCACCGCTCACGGAAAATGTGTTTGCTACACCACTGCTCATTATCCCGCCCTGGATTAACAAGTATTACATCCTTGATCTGGGAGAAAAGAAATCCTACGTCAAATATTTACTGGAACAAGGCCACACCGTATTTATTATTTCTTGGGTAAACCCGGATGAATCCCTATCGAATAAATCGTTCGAAGACTATATGACCGAAGGTCCCATGGCGGCGATGACAGAAATCGCACGCATAACGGGGGAAGCCAATATCAATATTGTCGGCTACTGCCTTGGTGGCACATTGCTTGCTTGCATGCTGGCCTATCTTGCCAAACATCCGGATGAAAAAGCGAAACTGCCAACGGTTGCCTGTGCAACCTATCTGGTCACCATGCTCGATTTTGCGGAAGCCGGAGAGTTATCGGTATTTATTGATGATGAACAATTGCAGGCCATGGAAGAACGCATGAGCGCGCAAGGCTATCTTGATGCCAATGCCATGGCCACAACCTTCAATATGCTGCGCGCCAATGACCTTATATGGTCGTTTGTTGTAAATAATTATTTGATGGGCAAAGAACCCTTCCCGTTTGATTTGTTATATTGGAATTCGGATTCCACCCGCATGCCCGCTGCCATGCACAGTTTTTATCTGCGCGAGATGTATCAGCAAAACAAACTGGCCAAAGGTCAGATGAAGCTGAAAAACACCGTAATTGACCTTACCCTTATCGACACGCCAGCTTTTTTCCTTTCCACGCGCGATGATCATATCTCGCCGTGGAAATCAACCTATGCGGGTTCATTGCTGATGAAAGGCCCTGTACGCTTCACACTTTCGGCTTCAGGCCATATTGCAGGCGTAGTTAATCCGGCGACGGGAAATAAATATAATTATTGGACCAATCCGCGCCTTCCCAAAAGCCCGGACACCTGGATGGGCGCAACGGTAAAACATGACGGCTCATGGTGGCCGGAATGGGTATCATGGCTTACCCATTATGCGGGTGAACAAGTTCCGGCACGCCATCCAGCCAAAAATGCGATTGAAGATGCACCCGGCAGTTATGTGCGTGTAAAGGCTAACTGA